DNA from Choristoneura fumiferana chromosome 6, NRCan_CFum_1, whole genome shotgun sequence:
CGGTCGTCACCCTCACCGCACGGCTGTTAACTGGAAACACGCAATGTACAAGAAAATCGCTCACCGCGCCGTCGGTTGCTCATAGTCGCATAGCTGAGCCTACGAATTTTCACAGCACAGAATTAAATGCATATGTGACGGTTCCAAATGAGCGAATTTGGATGTATAGTCTGTTTGCCAccagttgataaaaaaatatataagtcgggggttaaattatataaaacacgCGAACACCCAATGCAAAGGACACTCGAAGCCTAATCCTAAATGAAATGGTAATAAAGCCGACGCATCCGCTCGTTTACCCGGCTACGTCTTTGACAAAAAATGAATGGCTGCTAATGCCGTGGCGACAAAATAAAATGGATGTTGCAACATAGTTTTAAGAGTACAAATACGGATCCCCTAACTATTAGTAGTTTTCCTTAAGGAAAACAGCACGTGTTTGTTGAGATAATACTGTCTTAAGAGCTGCCCAATCAAGTAGTATTGTCTTACGCgtattatacataattattaattatcttaaGATGGGTATGGTACAATAAGGCTCTAATAATAGCTCTATGCCCTTACATAATTTGACCATGTGTCATGTCAGTCACCAACGACCGACTTGTGTGTATTTTGCCTCACACATCCTTTGTCTGCGGGTGTTGAGTTGACCCAATAACTTTATAAAAAGCcgtaaatcctactaatattaaaaatcgtgcctactttgacaaaatctcgtatctaaaaccaatatgtcaacaaaattgaaccttgacctAATGTTCATAAAGATCACTgaaaaattatccattttgaggtacgtttttttttattagtgacGAAATGCGTAACAAGTATCGTGAACTCTTACTCTGTTACGCTAAAGCGGCTCGAAGGCTGGAATAATACTACTACCTTACCCACATATTCGCAGGGATCGGGATTTACACgcgtaaaatcccgaaatcgCAACCTCTAGGTACAGTTGAAGGCATAAATATCTTTACAGCCaaagcgtcaaatatatgtatacatcgacgtTATGGTTAcaggcataaaggtgtatagatatttttgacgtattggtaacatacattatatttatgcccttgactgtacataaatttttttttgcatgggTGTTCCTCATTCAAGGTAATGAAAACCacggtgtaatttgtgagaataTTCAtgggaattcagtaaaatcagAAATGTTACAAacgcaaaaaagaggggtgttatagtttgacgccaatgtagctctcaaacagatggaccgatttcgatgcggttttttacgtaaaagcgagtttccttgcggtcgTTCTTAGCTATACCTATTCCATAAatattggttcagccgtttttcacATATTGGTGTAAGAATTGACAATGTGTCGGTGGTTTTCCAACttgtttggttaggttatatccgaGCTACACTGTGTGTAAAGGCTTCGTGCGTGTATATATGTACGTACAGTAATTCTCCTTTCCGTTGGCCAGCATTCTAGGCTCAGCCAGTTCGGGGTGGCGGCCAGTAAGCCATGCGAGCCACTCGCCCAGCATAGTAGAGGCCAGTGGGCGCAACAGTGGCGCCGCCACTTGCCGCGCGCCAGCGGTGGCCGGCAGGAGAACTAATCCATAACCACGCAACGCGTCTCCCCCTATTGCATTCTGAGCTCGAACGGTTATTATCAGCTGGGGCCCTGAATTCGATAAAAGTTATAATTTTTAGAtaattatgtaaagaataaaatGAACTCGTAATTCCCAAACTTCTCGGTTGATTTGTCAAGGTTGAGTTTGTCAATGGCGATCGCGCCAATGTCGACCTTGATGAAGGTCAGACAACTCGAAGTTAGACACCTGTGCttgttaaaatttatattgCGAGGATTTTCTTCGCAATGATACTAATCTATAGGTACGTTAAAAACATTTCTCGGTACCCATTGATAAAACTCAAGAATCCGTCTTAGGTCCCTACCAAAGTTGGCAAATATATAACATGACTAGTAAAATATTGGCTGAATACCTAACCTAAGCAGGTAAGGAATAAGCTACTATTTTACATATACGACTTTTTGAAATATGATTAAGATTTAAAACCCTTTCTCATGATTACAATAGCATTAAgtagttataaaaataaaatattaggtacgtaAGTAATAGAATAGGTGATAAGAAACTTACACCCAGAAACATTAGTGCTGCTAAAGACCATTTCTAAAGGCATGTTAAAGACTACCTTTTCGGGGTCGTTACCCGACCGAGCCATCTGGCTGGTGCCCGACGTCAACCCCGAAACAGGGCTCCAATCCGGGCCCCACACTGTCTCATACTGAATATACAATAACTCGTCAAATACACCGGCAGGGAACACTACATTCTCGATTTGACCAGTGAATGAAACAAGGAACTGCGTTAATTCGATTTCTTTCATTTATAATTCTTTCAATAAGTAGAAaaaatgtattcagataaaaatcacaaaaactcCCGGTAAACTGTTGACAACACAACGAAACCAAAACAAACGTCTCTATAGCAACGAATGTTGCCGGGGTTAAATTAATTATCGATAAAAACCGGAGAAGCTCTAGTGAACTACAAAGAGCATTAAAACAATTTGACTAAGAGTTTTATATGTTTCGTATTAAGGTTTAGAAGATTAAATgctataattttgttatttttcatgCGGGCTGAATTTAAACCGAAATGTTTGTAAaattacggtttttttttatgaaccaGAGACAATACGAAAACATACTTCCGTGAGACTGCTTTACCGACACGGTTTAAAATTTTGCCACTAGATGGCGTTTCTTTCAAAATTTGAGCAATCGGCCACCATTGTTGGAAGTGATTCTGCTGCATTTTCATGAAATTCGTGTTATTTGTGATTGTTCTCGGCAAAAAACTAAGTTTTAAACTATAAGACATATTGTGCACACGTGATTCAAGCCATAATTTGCCGTGTAAGTGCCTAATTTCCAAATATAAATGCGTTCAAAATGTCACGCGAAGTGAGCATCAGATCCGTGAACACCATTCCACACGCGAAATAAGTCTGGTTTTCTTTGATACAAGTGTTATTGAGCCCTGTGAGTGTGTTGTCGGTATCGCGGGATAGTGTTGGGCTGTGCGGTGACGGTTAAAGATTAATGTGTTCGCATGGGAACGTTTCAGAAGCATCTGCACACGTCGTAAGGGCGCTGAGTTACGCGGGCGAGGGCTTGAAAGTTGCCGGCATCATTATGGTGGACTGAGAAGGTGTTTCTTGTGCGAGTCAGCTGAACTGGTGTCGCGAGAGTCGCGATGTCCGGCTCGCAACACAACCCGAACGGCCGGCAGGCGCAGCTGGGCTCTGGATGGAGCCCCCTGCAGGTGGTACtttatattcttgttttgttGCCTTAGAAGCATACTTAACCTATCTGTCTATTCTTGTTAGAAATTAATTAACAACACTGATAACTGTttattgaaattgaaacttGTTTCAGCAAGGAATAGAAACTTCTATCATATTCAAAATTGAACATTCAAAAATGagtaaataatacaattatatttttttgtattagccTACTTTTCACCTTAGGAAAATGTTCAATCAagttatgtttttcatgaaaatgattatgtaaaaaaattgttaaaaacacCCCTGTGCAATTGTTATCACTGCACATGTGCATGTCAGCTGATGACAAagttgtatgtaaatgtgtgcCTGTTTTCTAAGGTCACACATTACAAgggttttattttgtgtttaggAACTCGC
Protein-coding regions in this window:
- the B9d1 gene encoding B9 domain-containing protein 1: MKEIELTQFLVSFTGQIENVVFPAGVFDELLYIQYETVWGPDWSPVSGLTSGTSQMARSGNDPEKVVFNMPLEMVFSSTNVSGWPQLIITVRAQNAIGGDALRGYGLVLLPATAGARQVAAPLLRPLASTMLGEWLAWLTGRHPELAEPRMLANGKENYLLRTESYGTVEVKISMMSKDLRRLGYDNQPPACQQIHYT